In Leptodesmis sichuanensis A121, the following are encoded in one genomic region:
- a CDS encoding universal stress protein, whose protein sequence is MFETVLFSIDQSRESRQAAETVANLVKIHNSRLVILSVVETHEEGEGEAAPTIERKSSPEAIAELLESAKALFSQQGIEAETIERQGKPAFTICDVADEIAADLIIMGCRGIGLTDEGAADSVTNRVINLSPCPVLIVP, encoded by the coding sequence ATGTTTGAAACGGTTTTATTTTCGATTGACCAAAGCCGGGAGTCCCGCCAGGCGGCTGAAACAGTAGCGAATCTGGTCAAAATTCACAATAGCCGTTTGGTGATTTTGTCTGTTGTTGAGACTCACGAAGAGGGTGAGGGTGAGGCCGCACCGACGATCGAGCGCAAGTCTTCTCCGGAGGCGATCGCAGAACTGCTGGAAAGTGCGAAGGCGCTCTTCTCTCAACAAGGGATTGAAGCGGAAACGATCGAGCGGCAAGGGAAGCCTGCCTTTACAATTTGTGATGTGGCTGACGAAATTGCAGCCGATTTAATTATCATGGGCTGCCGAGGCATTGGCCTCACGGATGAGGGAGCGGCTGATAGTGTCACCAACCGCGTCATTAACCTTTCACCCTGCCCAGTGTTGATTGTGCCGTAG
- a CDS encoding PAS domain-containing protein yields the protein MGIGEHNLFDGKGDIESDSRSFSEKSTRPDVGWYSISPIPGSETESIQQQVFNILESITDAFVALDRDWRFTYVNQEATRLYAAEQAPVPRLKPPTGSKTNFWPCYPTSCDRP from the coding sequence ATGGGGATCGGGGAACATAACTTATTTGATGGCAAAGGAGACATAGAATCCGACTCGCGATCGTTTAGCGAAAAATCAACGCGTCCGGATGTCGGCTGGTATAGCATCAGCCCCATTCCCGGTAGTGAAACGGAATCCATTCAGCAACAGGTTTTCAATATTTTAGAAAGTATTACAGATGCGTTTGTCGCCCTCGATCGGGACTGGCGGTTTACCTATGTCAATCAAGAAGCCACCCGCCTGTATGCTGCCGAACAAGCTCCCGTACCCAGGCTGAAGCCGCCAACCGGATCAAAGACGAATTTCTGGCCGTGTTATCCCACGAGTTGCGATCGCCCCTGA